The following DNA comes from Mucilaginibacter jinjuensis.
TGCCCCGGGCGAAACTCGCCTTCCAGCAAATGCTCCAGTTGGCCAAGGTCGATATGCCATTGCTCATTAGCGGCATACATTTCATTTACGCTTGGGTTAAACAAAACATCGCAGCCTGCGGCAGTTAATTTGGCTATATCGGCTTCAATTGGGCGGGGGTAATTCTGCAGGTCGCTGGCGTTTGTAAACTGGGTAGGGTTTACAAAAATGCTGCAAACAGAAATGCTGCATTGCTGCCGTGCAAGGGCCAGTAATGACAGGTGGCCTTCGTGCAGTGCACCCATAGTAGGCACTAAACCAATGGTTTCGCCATTTTGGCGGCATTGCTGCAAATATTGCTGCAACTCGTGCCTGGTTGTAAATATTTTCAAACCTTATCTCGTAAAAAAGTTGGCAAAGTTGTGCTTTTAATTAAAAATAACCAAACTTACTTGCATAATCCATTGATAGTTCTTAACATATTGTGTATATTTGCACACTCAAATTTTTTTTGAGCGATATTAAAATTTTAAATTCTGATTAGAATGGGTAAATCTAAGCTTCTGTTTATAACTCATGAAATGTCGCCTTTCCTCGAACTCACTAAAATTTCTGAAATAACAAGGCAGTTGCCACAAGCTATGCAGGATAAAGGATTTGAGATCCGTATCCTGATGCCGCGTTTTGGAAATATCAATGAGCGAAGAAACCGTTTACATGAGGTAATACGTTTGTCGGGAATGAACATTATTATCAATGATAATGATAATCCGCTGATCATTAAGGTGGCTTCTATTCCTTCGGCTCGTATGCAGGTGTACTTTTTGGATAACGAAGAGTATTTTCAGCGTAAGCATGTGTTCAATGATAAAGACGGGAAGTTTTATGCGGACAATGATGAGCGTATGATTTTCTTTTGCAAAGGTGCATTGGAAACTGTTAAAAAATTAGGCTGGTCGCCAGACATCGTTCACTGCCACGGCTGGATGAGTGCATTGGTACCTGCTTACCTTAAAAATACATACAAAGATGATCCAACCTTTAAACATTCTA
Coding sequences within:
- a CDS encoding glycogen/starch synthase; translated protein: MGKSKLLFITHEMSPFLELTKISEITRQLPQAMQDKGFEIRILMPRFGNINERRNRLHEVIRLSGMNIIINDNDNPLIIKVASIPSARMQVYFLDNEEYFQRKHVFNDKDGKFYADNDERMIFFCKGALETVKKLGWSPDIVHCHGWMSALVPAYLKNTYKDDPTFKHSKVVYSIYENDFKEKMDDDFARKAVMSDMTEAHTEVYKPGTNSALYAGAIQYSDGIVLASENIDADVLNNVKNSQKSVLEFNSTADFENYYNFYDEITNEELVNVA